The following proteins come from a genomic window of Notamacropus eugenii isolate mMacEug1 chromosome X, mMacEug1.pri_v2, whole genome shotgun sequence:
- the LOC140516453 gene encoding glycerol kinase-like, with product MADGRKSILGPLVGATDQGISSTRFLVFNSKTTELLSHHQAELEQKFPKEGWVEQNPREILQSVYECMECEKLVQLNVDISTLKAMGVSNQREITVTWDKFMEEPLYNTVVEYMDTMCEKLVQLNVDISTLKDMGVSNKRDTTVIWDKFTGEPLYNTVVNEYTDTTSEKLAQLNVDISTLKAMGLSNQKDTTVIWDKFTGDPLYNTLGWLDLCTQSTVELLSKRIPGTNYFVRSKTGLPLSTYFSAVKIHWLLENARKVKKAVEEQKAFFGTVDSWLIWNLTGGISRRIHCTDVTKSSRTMLFNIHSLKWDAELCKLFDVSMHILPDVRSSSEIYGLIKSETLEGVPLFGCLGDQSAALVGQMYFQDGEVKNTYGTGCFLPHNRGPKCVFSEYGLPTTMVYQWGREKPVCYALEGSVAITGAAVHWLKDNLGIMKTTEKIEGLAEEAGTSYGCYFVPALSGLYAPYWGRSESGIICGITQFTNKQHAAFVVLEAECFQNLEILDAMNQDCGNTRTYLQADEATTSNTILMQFQADTLHIPVAKSSMPETISLGATMATGAAEGIGVWSREPDNLLLAINVEWFVGQIKAEESAVRYATWKKAVQKSVGWAGSQTFLTSFSSIICGALLGFFIVSSMVLLIGAKCISRAP from the coding sequence ATGGCAGATGGCAGGAAAAGTATCTTGGGGCCCTTGGTAGGTGCTACTGATCAAGGGATCAGCTCCACTCGCTTTCTGGTGTTTAATTCCAAAACAACTGAACTCCTTAGTCATCACCAAGCTGAGCTGGAGCAGAAATTCCCCAAGGAGGGTTGGGTAGAACAGAATCCTAGGGAAATCCTGCAATCAGTCTACGAGTGTATGGAGTGTGAGAAGCTTGTCCAGCTTAATGTCGACATCTCTACCCTCAAAGCCATGGGGGTGAGCAACCAAAGGGAGATAactgtgacctgggacaagtttATGGAAGAGCCTCTTTACAACACTGTGGTCGAGTATATGGACACTATGTGTGAGAAGCTTGTCCAGCTGAATGTCGACATCTCTACCCTCAAAGACATGGGGGTGAGCAACAAGAGGGATACAACTGTGATTTGGGACAAGTTTACTGGAGAACCTCTTTACAACACTGTAGTCAATGAGTATACGGACACTACGTCTGAGAAGCTTGCTCAGCTGAATGTCGACATCTCTACCCTCAAAGCCATGGGGCTGAGCAACCAGAAGGATACAACTGTGATTTGGGACAAGTTTACTGGAGATCCTCTTTACAACACTCTGGGGTGGCTTGATCTCTGTACCCAGTCAACAGTTGAGCTTCTCAGTAAGAGAATTCCTGGCACAAACTACTTTGTTAGATCAAAGACTGGTCTGCCTCTGAGCACTTACTTCAGTGCTGTGAAGATCCACTGGCTCTTGGAGAATGCGAGAAAAGTTAAGAAAGCTGTTGAAGAACAAAAAGCCTTTTTTGGGACTGTTGACTCTTGGCTGATCTGGAATTTGACTGGAGGTATCAGTAGAAGAATCCACTGTACAGATGTAACTAAGTCCAGCAGAACCatgcttttcaacattcattcactAAAATGGGATGCAGAGCTGTGCAAGCTTTTTGATGTTTCTATGCATATACTTCCAGATGTCCGCAGTTCTTCTGAGATCTATGGACTGATCAAATCTGAAACTCTGGAAGGTGTACCATTATTTGGATGCCTGGGAGACCAATCTGCTGCTTTGGTGGGACAAATGTATTTCCAAGATGGGGAAGTCAAAAACACCTATGGAACAGGCTGCTTCTTACCGCACAATAGAGGTCCAAAATGTGTATTCTCTGAATATGGCCTTCCTACCACCATGGTTTACCAGTGGGGCCGAGAAAAGCCAGTATGCTATGCACTGGAAGGATCTGTTGCCATCACTGGGGCTGCTGTTCACTGGCTTAAAGACAATCTTGGCATcatgaaaacaacagaaaaaattgaAGGACTGGCTGAAGAGGCAGGAACATCTTATGGCTGCTACTTTGTTCCAGCACTCTCAGGTTTATATGCACCATACTGGGGACGAAGTGAAAGCGGTATTATTTGTGGAATTACTCAGTTCACAAATAAACAACATGCTGCTTTCGTTGTGTTAGAGGCAGAATGTTTCCAAAACCTTGAAATATTAGATGCCATGAATCAAGATTGTGGAAACACACGCACCTATTTGCAAGCAGACGAAGCAACGACCAGCAACACAATTCTAATGCAGTTTCAAGCAGACACGTTGCATATTCCTGTAGCGAAGTCTTCAATGCCTGAAACAATTTCACTGGGTGCCACCATGGCCACTGGGGCTGCGGAAGGAATAGGTGTTTGGAGTCGTGAACCTGACAATCTATTATTAGCTATCAACGTGGAGTGGTTTGTAGGTCAGATAAAAGCAGAAGAAAGCGCAGTTCGATATGCCACTTGGAAGAAAGCTGTGCAGAAATCAGTGGGCTGGGCTGGATCTCAGACCTTTCTAACTAGCTTTTCTAGTATCATCTGTGGTGCACTACTGGGCTTTTTTATAGTATCTAGCATGGTGCTGTTAATTGGAGCAAAGTGTATCTCAAGAGCTCCATAA